Proteins from a genomic interval of Erwinia sp. SLM-02:
- a CDS encoding YdgA family protein, with product MKKTKIAVGVVIALGVIWTGGAWLTGKQLEKNMDRLVQQANAQIRDTAPESRLQLSYQDYQRGLFSSTVRLILQSSSQTEDNSILKPGQSIVMKETIDHGPFPLAQLKKFNLIPSMASVHSELENTDPVKKLFEIAKGQSIVQVETRIGYSGSTDSDVRLLPADYSNVQTGERFAFNGGTLTIAADSKGDAVKFDGNIDSVSIASKNELEMPVLFTINGLKLDANSHLSPEGLRIGDQNLALKKLSATVSDKEALTLENLNGKSTFDSKDNRVSGQIDYTLDSLKLQGQDFGHGKLLIKLADFDGKAMKQFSTQYNNQVMALTSDPAIQNNPEVYQQRVSELLAANLPLLLKGNPSVTVAPLSWSNDKGESSFNLAVQFKDPAAATAPAQTVGQQVDNVLKSLDGKLQISMDMATEMMTHVAMTEGYDKDQAGKLADQQVKGLAAMGQMFKLTTQKDNNILTTLQYATGQVTMNGEKMPLEQFLSRYMLGGGEEVPAQSPEAQPQVAPEAQPQVAPQN from the coding sequence ATGAAAAAAACCAAGATTGCCGTCGGCGTGGTCATTGCCCTGGGCGTTATCTGGACCGGAGGCGCCTGGCTTACCGGTAAGCAGCTGGAAAAAAACATGGATCGGCTGGTACAGCAAGCGAACGCGCAGATTCGCGATACGGCTCCGGAAAGCCGCCTGCAGCTGAGCTATCAGGATTATCAGCGCGGCCTGTTCAGCAGCACCGTGCGTCTGATTCTTCAGTCCAGTTCACAAACGGAAGATAACTCCATTCTGAAGCCCGGCCAGAGCATTGTGATGAAGGAAACCATCGATCACGGTCCCTTCCCGCTGGCCCAGCTGAAAAAATTCAACCTGATCCCGAGCATGGCTTCGGTGCACAGTGAGTTAGAGAATACCGATCCGGTCAAGAAGCTGTTCGAGATCGCCAAGGGTCAGTCCATCGTTCAGGTTGAAACCCGTATTGGCTACAGCGGCAGCACGGATTCCGATGTGCGCCTGCTGCCGGCCGATTACAGCAATGTGCAAACCGGCGAGCGCTTTGCCTTCAACGGCGGTACGCTGACGATCGCCGCGGACTCGAAAGGCGACGCGGTTAAGTTCGACGGTAATATCGACAGCGTCTCCATCGCCAGCAAAAACGAGCTGGAGATGCCGGTGCTGTTCACCATTAACGGCCTGAAGCTGGATGCTAACAGCCACCTCAGCCCGGAAGGTCTGCGCATTGGCGATCAGAATCTGGCGTTGAAAAAGCTGAGCGCAACGGTCAGTGATAAAGAAGCACTGACGCTGGAGAATCTGAACGGTAAATCGACCTTTGATTCAAAGGATAATCGCGTTTCAGGCCAGATTGATTACACCCTGGATAGCCTTAAGCTGCAGGGCCAGGACTTCGGCCACGGGAAGCTGTTAATCAAACTGGCCGACTTTGACGGCAAGGCGATGAAGCAGTTCTCCACGCAGTACAACAATCAGGTGATGGCGCTGACCAGCGATCCGGCGATTCAGAATAACCCGGAAGTTTATCAGCAGCGCGTGAGCGAACTGCTGGCGGCCAACCTGCCGCTGCTGCTGAAGGGTAATCCTTCGGTGACCGTCGCCCCGCTGAGCTGGAGCAATGATAAAGGCGAGAGCAGTTTCAATCTTGCCGTGCAGTTTAAAGATCCTGCCGCGGCCACCGCACCTGCTCAGACCGTGGGTCAGCAGGTGGATAATGTGCTGAAATCCCTGGACGGTAAGCTGCAGATCTCGATGGATATGGCGACCGAGATGATGACGCATGTGGCGATGACCGAAGGCTATGATAAGGATCAGGCTGGCAAGCTGGCTGATCAGCAGGTTAAAGGTCTGGCCGCGATGGGTCAGATGTTTAAGCTGACCACGCAGAAGGATAATAATATTCTGACCACGCTGCAGTACGCCACCGGTCAGGTGACGATGAACGGTGAGAAGATGCCGCTGGAGCAGTTCCTGTCGCGTTATATGCTGGGTGGTGGTGAAGAGGTTCCGGCTCAGTCCCCGGAAGCACAGCCGCAGGTAGCACCTGAAGCGCAGCCACAGGTTGCTCCGCAGAACTGA